In Vicinamibacteria bacterium, the genomic stretch AGAGCTACGAAGAAGAGTCTTCGGGTACACGGAGAACGTATCCCACACCGCGAATGGTGTGAATCAAAGGTGAGTCGAAATCCTTTTCGATCTTTCCCCGTAGCCGGCTCACGTGCACGTCGATGACGTTCGTCTGGGGGTCGAAATGGTAGTCCCAGACCTGCTCTAATAGCATCGTACGGGTCACCACCTGGCCACTGTGGCGCATCAGGTACTCAAGGAGACGAAACTCCCTGGGTTTCAGCTCGATGGTGCGGCCGGCACGCTTGACGCGCCGGGCCAGCAGATCCATTTCCAGATCCCCGACCACGAGCCTGGTAGTCGCGGGCTCGCTCTCGCCTCGACGAACGAGCGCCTCGAGCCGGGCCAGTAGCTCGGAAAAAGCAAACGGCTTGACGAGATAGTCGTCTCCACCGCGACGCAACCCGTTCACCCGATCGTCGACCTCGCCCAGTGCGCTCAGGATGAGTATCGGTGTCTTTCTTCCCTCGCTCCGGAGAGTCTGAACGATCGTTAGACCGTCCAGTCCGGGAAGCATACGATCGACGACGAGCGCGTCGTAGGAGCGTTCGAGGGCGAGAAAGAGCCCTTCTCTTCCCTCTTCGGCTTTGTCGACGATGTGTCCGCTCTCCTCGAGTCCTTGGACGATAAAATCGAGCGTGTCGCGATCGTCGTCGATGACCAGAATGCGCATGGAAGCAAGAAGCGAGGCGCTTTCAATCTTAGTGGTCGCTCGCCTCCTCGGCTCGCTCCTGGCGCGCGCTCCTCGCGCGCGCCCACGGCCGAATTCCCTCGCTTCCACGCCTTCGCTCCTCGCTTCGGCGCGACGCGATTCCTCTCGGCCGGCGGCCCTGACGGGCCGATCCTCCATCGAGGCTTAGAGTACGCCTCGCTTTGGAGTCGATCAAGTTGTCACGCGAAGGGAACCGCGACGAATAGGGCCCCATCTCCGCGCAGGATGCGAAAGAGCACGTTCTCCTGTCCATGGGAGCGGGCCTTCTCGATCTCCGCCCGGGCTTCGTCCACCGATCGGACGGGGATGTTGCCGACCCCCACGATGATGTCGAAGGCCCGAATCCCGCTCTCGGCCGCGGGGCTCCTCGGTTCCACTCCAGCGATCAGAACGCCGTCATGTGGAGATCCGTTCGGTACCGGAGCGAGAGAGAGTCCGAGCCGGCCTGCGGGAGAACCGGACTCACGGAGCTCGCCCGAACCGTCGCCCAACGTGGCATGCACGGTCTTTCGTTCACCTTTCCGGAGAATCTCGATGGCGACCTCCGCGCGCGGCCCACGCTCGGCGATCAGGCGCGTCACGGTCTTGAGAGTTTCGATCTCCTGTCCGTCCACGCTCACGATGACGTCTCCGGGCGAGAGGCCCGCTTTGGCGGCTGGGCTCCCGGGGGTGACGTCCGCCACCAGCGCTCCACGGGCCTTCTCGAGCCCCAGCGCCTTGGCGATCGGTTCATCCACCGGCTGTATCGTCACCCCCAGCCAGCCCCGCGTGACGTGACCTGAGCTCTTGAGCTCGGCGATGACGGACTCCGCCAGCTTGGATGGGATCGCGAAGCCGATTCCGACGTTGCCCCCGTTCGGCGAGTAGATCGCCGTATTGACCCCGATGACGCGACCGGAAACGTCGAACAGCGGACCACCACTGTTCCCCTGGTTGATGGGTGCGTCGATCTGGAAGAAGTCGTCGTAGGGTCCCGACTGGATGTCCCGTCCCCTTGCGGAGATGATGCCTACCGTTGCGCTTCCCCCGAGACCGAAGGGGTTCCCGATCGCGATAATCCAGTCGCCGACGCGGGCGCTTTCGGAATCCCCGAAGCGGG encodes the following:
- a CDS encoding response regulator transcription factor, encoding MRILVIDDDRDTLDFIVQGLEESGHIVDKAEEGREGLFLALERSYDALVVDRMLPGLDGLTIVQTLRSEGRKTPILILSALGEVDDRVNGLRRGGDDYLVKPFAFSELLARLEALVRRGESEPATTRLVVGDLEMDLLARRVKRAGRTIELKPREFRLLEYLMRHSGQVVTRTMLLEQVWDYHFDPQTNVIDVHVSRLRGKIEKDFDSPLIHTIRGVGYVLRVPEDSSS
- a CDS encoding Do family serine endopeptidase; the encoded protein is MKAQRIYVMLAAAVVAAWGFWQLAPAALPAHASGPVDGNAVSEGAATVGFADVIERVQPAVVNISVAGRIGAGNDVPFDELEDFLRRFFDRQSSRDRGPGPVFRGMGSGFVVDPEGYVVTNNHVVDNASEITVTLNDGTRLPAELVGTDEKTDLALLKVTAKEELPYARFGDSESARVGDWIIAIGNPFGLGGSATVGIISARGRDIQSGPYDDFFQIDAPINQGNSGGPLFDVSGRVIGVNTAIYSPNGGNVGIGFAIPSKLAESVIAELKSSGHVTRGWLGVTIQPVDEPIAKALGLEKARGALVADVTPGSPAAKAGLSPGDVIVSVDGQEIETLKTVTRLIAERGPRAEVAIEILRKGERKTVHATLGDGSGELRESGSPAGRLGLSLAPVPNGSPHDGVLIAGVEPRSPAAESGIRAFDIIVGVGNIPVRSVDEARAEIEKARSHGQENVLFRILRGDGALFVAVPFA